Proteins encoded in a region of the Saccharothrix ecbatanensis genome:
- a CDS encoding L-talarate/galactarate dehydratase, protein MSLDPVVVPDRIVSITLSSVTLPLPTGISDAKVFTGWQRPMTEVAFLFAEIRTEAGLEGVGFSYSKRAGGPAQFAHAREVAPDLIGEDPNDIGRLWTKLVWAGASVGRSGASTQALAAFDVALWDLKAKRAGLPLAKLLGAHRDSVRCYNTSGGFLHESIGQVKDNATRTLESGVGGIKIKVGLPDPAEDLRRVAAVREHLGDGVPLMVDANQQWDRPTAARVGRALEEFGLVWIEEPLDAYDAEGHAELARSLTTAIASGEMLTSVAEHYELIRLGAVDILQPDAPRVGGITQFLKLATLADHHHLQLAPHFAMEIHVHLAAAYPREPWVEHFDWLHPLFNERLETSGGRMHLSTRPGLGITLSDQTRAWTTDTDTIAKAR, encoded by the coding sequence ATGTCTCTGGACCCCGTCGTCGTGCCCGACCGGATCGTCTCGATCACGCTGTCGTCGGTGACCCTGCCCCTGCCGACCGGGATCAGTGACGCCAAGGTGTTCACGGGTTGGCAGCGGCCGATGACCGAGGTCGCCTTCCTGTTCGCGGAGATCCGCACCGAGGCCGGGCTGGAGGGCGTCGGGTTCAGCTACTCGAAGCGGGCCGGTGGGCCGGCGCAGTTCGCGCACGCCCGCGAGGTGGCGCCGGACCTGATCGGCGAGGACCCGAACGACATCGGCAGGCTGTGGACGAAGCTGGTGTGGGCGGGCGCGTCGGTCGGGCGCAGCGGCGCGTCGACGCAGGCGCTGGCGGCGTTCGACGTCGCGCTGTGGGACCTCAAGGCGAAGCGCGCGGGCCTGCCGCTGGCCAAGCTGCTCGGCGCCCACCGCGACTCCGTGCGCTGCTACAACACCTCGGGCGGCTTCCTGCACGAGTCGATCGGGCAGGTCAAGGACAACGCCACCCGCACGTTGGAGTCGGGCGTCGGCGGCATCAAGATCAAGGTGGGGCTGCCGGACCCGGCGGAGGACCTGCGCCGCGTCGCCGCCGTCCGCGAGCACCTGGGTGACGGGGTGCCGTTGATGGTCGACGCCAACCAGCAGTGGGACCGGCCCACGGCGGCCAGGGTCGGCCGGGCGCTGGAGGAGTTCGGGCTGGTCTGGATCGAGGAACCCCTCGACGCCTACGACGCCGAGGGCCACGCCGAGCTGGCACGCTCGCTGACCACGGCCATCGCCTCCGGTGAGATGCTGACCAGCGTCGCGGAGCACTACGAGCTGATCCGGCTGGGCGCGGTCGACATCCTGCAACCCGACGCGCCCCGGGTCGGCGGCATCACCCAGTTCCTCAAGCTCGCCACCCTCGCGGACCACCACCACCTCCAGCTCGCGCCGCACTTCGCGATGGAGATCCACGTCCACCTGGCGGCGGCCTACCCGCGTGAACCGTGGGTCGAGCACTTCGACTGGCTCCACCCGCTGTTCAACGAACGGCTGGAGACCAGCGGCGGCCGGATGCACCTGTCCACCCGCCCCGGCCTCGGCATCACCCTCAGCGACCAGACCCGCGCCTGGACCACCGACACCGACACCATCGCCAAAGCCCGTTGA